AGAAATCCTATTTTGTTGTTAAACATtgagaacaaagaaaaaaagggTAAAAGATAACCCGCTCTCATATATACCCTTGTCATTGACTGCAGCTGAGATCTTCCTGGGGCATTGGCTTTCTGCAGTgtggaagaggatatggtcgaTGGTTTCCCTTACAAAGTGCCTGAAGAATATAGAAGCATGCCTCTTTTAAAAGGGAGGGCAGCTGTGGATATGAAAGTGAAAGTCAAGGACAATGCTAACTTGGAGGAATGTGTATTCCGTATAGTGCTGGATGGCTACAATGCCCCGGTGACTGCTGGGAACTTTGTAGATTTGGTTGAAAGACACTTCTACGACGGCATGGAAATCCAAAGAggtaacgaactgtaacaataaaacttGGGATCCTTTTTCAGTAGTTTCATGGTTTGATAATGTGATTCATCGAttaagtttctcttttgtttctacAGCGGATGGCTTTGTGGTTCAAACTGGGGATCCTGAGGGTCCTGCAGAGGGTTTCATTGATCCAAGTACAGAAAAACCACGTACAATACCATTGGAAATCATGGTTGATGGCGAAAAAACTCCTGTTTACGGTGAAACGTTAGAAGTAAGCTTAtctattcaagtgatgaaaataCCAAACTCTAAGACCTGTACACTGCTATGTATCATCTGATTTGTTGTGATTACTGCTTATATgtttataattttgtttttttttcttatttaggAGCTTGGTCAATACAAAGCTCAAACAAAGCTTCCTTTCAATGCGTTCGGAACTATGGCTATGGCTAGAGAAGTAAGTAGTCAGATTCATACTAATCTTGTAATTGACATATTTACGTTAGCATTGATGACTTGAAGCTTACTTCTTTTCTCACTTCTGCTGGAGTAGGAATTTGAAGATAATTCAGGTTCAAGCCAGGTATTTTGGCTTTTGAAAGAAAGTGAATTGACTCCCAGTAATGCCAACATATTGGATGGACGCTATTCAGTGTTTGGATATGTCGTAAAGAATGAGGATTTGTTGGCAGATCTAAAGGTTGGGGACGTTATTGAATCCATACAAGTTGTATCCGGGCTTGATAATTTAGTCAATCCAACTTACAAGATTGCAGGTTAAAAACCTTCACAATTTCTGTAAAATTAATGAATTGGTGTTCCCAAAGATCCATACTGAACCGGTGTCCTCAAAGTTTCTTGGATGTGCTGTAATATTTAGTCGGTTATTCTTACAACCCCAATAATTTTGTAATTGAGTATGTATATTTCTAAATTTAAGTTAAATTTGGTTCAAGTCAATTCTTGCCATTGTCATAATTTCATGTGTTAAAGCTCGGCAGTTCAGTTTATGTTTTTGTTTGTAGTCAATTTGCCAACGAAAGCTGTTAGAGAAATCAATGTATTCCGAGGAATGAAAATAGTTCTTTTTACTTAAAAATGGTCGGATCATCACCATAATAATAATGGAACACAGAAGCTAATCTTACGGAATAGGGGAGAACCAGCCGGTACATCATAGAACTGGACTCACTTCAATGAAAATACACAATAAACACagaaagaaacaaaacaaaacaaaaaaagctTTACACCATCATCCTAGGAGATGTTGAAGAGATCTTTTCtctctttcagcatgaatccatcaAGTTCTCTCTA
This genomic stretch from Papaver somniferum cultivar HN1 chromosome 5, ASM357369v1, whole genome shotgun sequence harbors:
- the LOC113282396 gene encoding peptidyl-prolyl cis-trans isomerase, chloroplastic-like — encoded protein: MAALLSCHYSTSGRTIPTISTKPVHFFNHHPHINRSKRIHQFSPQCSLRSSTSRSSFPLKECAISIALAIGLVTAVPDWTANATPIGPAIPNLSVLISGPPIKDPEALLRYALPIDNKAIREVQKPLEDITESLKVSGTKALDSAERNLKQASRALKQGKSLILAGVAESKKDHGKEMLDKLEAGMDEFEQIILDKSRDKIAPKQKELLSYVGGVEEDMVDGFPYKVPEEYRSMPLLKGRAAVDMKVKVKDNANLEECVFRIVLDGYNAPVTAGNFVDLVERHFYDGMEIQRADGFVVQTGDPEGPAEGFIDPSTEKPRTIPLEIMVDGEKTPVYGETLEELGQYKAQTKLPFNAFGTMAMAREEFEDNSGSSQVFWLLKESELTPSNANILDGRYSVFGYVVKNEDLLADLKVGDVIESIQVVSGLDNLVNPTYKIAG